A section of the Citrus sinensis cultivar Valencia sweet orange chromosome 8, DVS_A1.0, whole genome shotgun sequence genome encodes:
- the LOC102607878 gene encoding pentatricopeptide repeat-containing protein At1g08610, whose product MGYTVVPPNSIIELHCLPNLQWCSRQVSLQHGVVNNHRTQFYSQLRDLGAGRNVSLKCRGLPGNVCIDRVNEVDQDEWSSESHVLAVNKKLRGLTITKKSHDPSLPSSDGPFVENDEKTNNKILQNFCSRGKLTDASKLIDIMARRNQIPDFHFCINLIRGLIRIDRIEKASKVLQIMVMSGGVPDTITYNMMVGGLCKRGQIRSAIALLDEMSVSGCEPDVITYNTILRTMFDNGKFEQAIGFWKDQLRKGCPPYLIAYTILIEQVCKQCGIARAIEVLDDMAIEGCSPDIVTYNSLVNFSCKQGKYDDAVLVINNLLSRGMEPNSITYNTLLHSLGSRGCWDAVDKILDIMNETSHTPTVFTYNILINGLCKYGLVDRAINSFNQMVSKNCQPDIVTYNTVLGALCKEGMLNEALQLLHLLNGSSCSPCLITYNTLIDGLAKKGCMEKAMVLYGQMMENGISPDDITHRTLIWGFCRADQVEEAVDLLKEIGKRGNKMRNSAYRLVIHGLCKSKKVDMAIQVLELMISSRYKPDDTVFSTIVKRVADDGMTEEAYKLWQKLIEWKVFEKGTTLLA is encoded by the coding sequence ATGGGCTACACAGTTGTTCCGCCGAATTCTATAATTGAACTTCATTGTTTGCCTAATCTGCAGTGGTGTTCAAGACAAGTCAGCCTGCAACATGGAGTTGTGAATAATCACAGAACTCAATTTTATTCCCAACTGAGAGATCTTGGGGCAGGAAGAAATGTGTCCTTAAAGTGCAGAGGGTTGCCTGGAAATGTTTGCATTGACAGAGTCAATGAAGTTGACCAAGATGAATGGAGCTCAGAAAGTCATGTATTGgctgttaataaaaaattgagagggctgacaattaccaaaaaatcTCATGATCCTTCACTTCCATCTTCAGATGGACCCTTTGTTGAAAACGATGAGAAGACTAACAATAAAATCCTCCAAAATTTCTGCTCCAGGGGGAAGTTAACTGATGCATCAAAGTTGATTGATATAATGGCTCGTCGTAATCAAATTCCTGACTTCCATTTTTGCATAAACTTAATCCGAGGCCTTATCAGAATAGATAGGATAGAGAAAGCTTCCAAAGTCCTTCAAATCATGGTCATGTCCGGTGGGGTTCCAGATACAATTACGTACAACATGATGGTTGGCGGTCTCTGCAAGAGAGGACAGATTAGATCGGCCATTGCTCTTTTGGATGAAATGAGCGTCAGTGGTTGTGAACCTGATGTAATTACGTATAACACAATTCTCCGAACCATGTTTGACAATGGCAAATTTGAGCAGGCTATTGGATTTTGGAAGGACCAATTGAGAAAGGGTTGCCCACCTTATCTGATTGCCTACACTATTCTTATCGAGCAAGTCTGCAAGCAATGTGGTATTGCCCGTGCTATTGAAGTACTAGATGATATGGCAATTGAGGGTTGTAGTCCTGATATTGTTACCTACAATTCGCTGGTTAATTTTAGTTGTAAGCAAGGGAAATATGATGATGCAGTTTTggtcataaataatttattatctcGTGGAATGGAGCCAAATTCCATAACTTACAACACACTTCTCCATTCTCTCGGTAGCCGTGGATGTTGGGATGCAGTAGATAAGATCCTTGATATCATGAATGAAACTTCTCATACCCCAACAGTGTTTACCtataatattttgatcaaTGGTCTGTGTAAATATGGACTTGTGGATCGTGCCATCAACTCTTTTAATCAAATGGTTTCGAAAAATTGTCAGCCTGACATTGTAACTTATAATACTGTATTAGGTGCTCTCTGTAAAGAGGGAATGTTGAATGAGGCACTTCAATTACTTCACTTATTGAACGGAAGTAGTTGTTCCCCTTGTTTGATCACTTATAATACTTTGATAGATGGGTTGGCCAAAAAGGGTTGTATGGAGAAAGCTATGGTATTGTATGGTCAAATGATGGAAAATGGGATTTCTCCTGATGATATTACTCATCGCACTTTGATTTGGGGATTTTGCCGGGCAGATCAAGTTGAGGAAGCAGTGGATTTATTGAAGGAAATTGGTAAAAGAGgaaacaaaatgagaaatagTGCTTATAGATTGGTCATTCATGGACTGTGTAAAAGTAAGAAGGTGGATATGGCAATACAAGTTCTAGAATTGATGATTTCAAGCCGATACAAGCCAGATGACACTGTGTTTTCCACTATAGTGAAAAGGGTagctgatgatggaatgacaGAAGAAGCTTACAAGCTGTGGCAAAAGTTGATAGAATGGaaagtttttgaaaaaggGACAACCTTGTTGGCTTGA